The segment GAACTCATACAGGGCCAGGTTCTGGTACTTTATATTGGCTGCACCCTTCACATTCTAACCAATGGCTGCACATTAGGGAGGCGGACGGGTCATTCTCCGGCTTCTCTGGGCTCCACAACGAAAATCAGAACCTGGGGACACGCGATGCCTACCTGTGATGAGCCAGCTGGGGCCCCGTTCTCATCATACTGGGGAACAGCCAATCACCAGGTCAGAACAGTCATGTCAGGGGTGGAATAATaacataaagagaacctgtcctcaTCACACCCGGGAACAGCCAATCAGCAGGCCTGAACAGTCacatgtgagggggggggggNNNNNNNNNNNNNNNNNNNNNNNNNNNNNNNNNNNNNNNNNNNNNNNNNNNNNNNNNNNNNNNNNNNNNNNNNNNNNNNNNNNNNNNNNNNNNNNNNNNNNNNNNNNNNNNNNNNNNNNNNNNNNNNNNNNNNNNNNNNNNNNNNNNNNNNNNNNNNNNNNNNNNNNNNNNNNNNNNNNNNNNNNNNNNNNNNNNNNNNNNNNNNNNNNNNNNNNNNNNNNNNNNNNNNNNNNNNNNNNNNNNNNNNNNNNNNNNNNNNNNNNNNNNNNNNNNNNNNNNNNNNNNNNNNNNNNNNNNNNNNNNNNNNNNNNNNNNNNNNNNNNNNNNNNNNNNNNNNNNNNNNNNNNNNNNNNNNNNNNNNNNNNNNNNNNNNNNNNNNNNNNNNNNNNNNNNNNNNNNNNNNNNNNNNNNNNNNNNNNNNNNNNNNNNNNNNNNNNNNNNNNNNNNNNNNNNNNNNNNNNNNNNNNNNNNNNNNNNNNNNNNNNNNNNNNNNNNNNNNNNNNNNNNNNNNNNNNNNNNNNACCGGGGAACAGCCAATCAGCAGGTCCGAACAGTGACATGTGAGGGGGTGGAATAATaacataaagagaacctgtcctcaTCACACCCGGGAACAGCCAATCAGCAGGCCTGAACAGTGACATGTGAGGGGGTGGAATAATAACATAAAGAGAACGTGTCCTTATCGGGGGGGCAGTTATTGTCTATATGCTAATTGTATGGCTGATCCTCAAACTTCAATCATTGATAAATCCCTGGCCAGGAATGAAGGTTTGGAGGACTTTacctggctgcatgcttgttttgggcTGAGTCAAAGCTTAAAGGCCGTGGCATCAGCATGACAGGCTCTGCCCCTCCCCCCCAGAGGAAACAttgttactttaatattatttgagaaataaaaacataatagcaGAACCGGAAATGAAACAAGGAATACGGAAGCCGATAAGCGTGGTTCACTTCGGGAAATGTAGTCCGGTGCCAAGATGCTGAGTCAACGCCCCACCCCGTACCGGCAGCTCCTTGCGTTGATTGGGTGAACTGAGAAAATTCTCCATAGCAGCCGGGCGGAAGCAAGCTGTCTTTTTGGGCGGAAGAAGGCGATGTGTCTGGGCGGAAGTGAGCTGTGATTGGCGGAGGGGCGGCCCAGTGGTAAAGCTCGGTGTTGGCCGGTGGAGCAGAGGAGGTGATACAGCAAAGATGGTGCTGGAGAGTACGATGGTCTGGTGAGAGAAACCGGAGAAGAGAGGGGAACCGGTCACCTGTGTGTGGGGAGGGGAGGAGAGGAGGATGGGTTACCCTGTGTGTGGGGGGAAAGGGGAGCAAAGGAAGAGGGTAAATCAGCattatgtgtgtgtgggggatgGGGGAGGGCCATAAgacaagaggacctgtcacatctgTGTGCTGGGGGAGGGGAGAGGGAAGGAGGGCTACAGGGACCCCCGTAGTCCTAGCCCCCTCCACCCCcataacattattataaataataatcataatgtcTTTGTGTAAAGGGGGAGGAGAGTTCTTTCTGCCCCCCAGAACTACACAACCCAGGCGCCTCTCTGTATGGGGGTCATGGTGATAAGTAGTAACAATGCCGGGGGGTGCTGGGGGTTATATGGTGGGGGAGGGGATGATCCTCGTCTGACCCCTCCATGTCTCTCTCTTGCAGTGTGGATAACAGTGAATATATGAGAAATGGCGACTTCCTTCCCACCCGGCTGCAGGCCCAGCAGGACGCCGTCAACATCGTCTGTCACTCCAAGACTCGCAGCAACCCGGAGAACAACGTCGGCCTCATCACCCTGGCCAAGTAAGGCAGCACCCCGACCCCAGCGGAGGCTCCGCCCATATTCATTCTTGGACTCCTCTATTGCCCCCACCTTGGCCCCCGCCCGTTGCCCCCCCGTCGCCCATCCCAGCGCTGACCCTGAGCTGGCTCTGGTGAGTGTCCGGTGTGTGGCCATCGCCTTCCTCTGTCATCATTATCTTCCCCTCCCCCCATGCTTCTCTCCTTattctttctcccctctcctcctcgctcctccttctcctcctcgctcctccttctcctcctcgctcctccttctcctcctcgctccttcttctcctcctcgctccttcttctcctcccctctccttcttcctcccctctccccctctcttGCTCCttcttcctcccctctccccctctcttGCTCCttcttcctcccctctccccctctcttGCTCCTCGCTCCTCCTCACTTCTTTCTATTGCTCAGGCTCTGCGTGTGTCCATGGAGGAACAGAGGCAGCGTCAGGAGGATGAAGCCAGGAGAGCAGCTGCTGCATCGGCCGCCGAGGCCGGGATCACCTCCACAGCAGGAGATGGTGAGATTTGTGTTGTTGGTTGTAGCGCCTCCCTGTGGTCATATGGTGTATCTGGGTCTCTCCTGGACACGGGCTGACATTTACCCCTCTTTTCTTGTTTGTGTGCAGATTCTGATGAGGCTCTGCTAAAGATGACAATCGGACAGCAGGAGGGGGGCCGCAGCGGACTGCCGGACTTCAGCAGTATGACCGAGGATGAGCAGATCGCATACGCCATGCAGATGTCACTACAGGGGGCTGGTAGGTGCTGGGCACACCATTACCTTGGTGTAAGATGGGGGCTACAGGGTATTGGATGGAAGGGGGGCTTCCATTGTAGAATTGTCCAATCAGCATTGTACAGTACAGAATTCTGTGTACAGTCCACgtggatcaggggtgtcaaactctggcccgggggccaaatgtggcccgcagcgtcttttttttggcccttaaaggaatcctaaatatgaattgcagctggcccaccactgcattgaaaaagTGCCGCTACCACAATTACCGGCATCACTCccgtctttagaccagcgggctctctgcctatgtgtggccccgcattggactgttttgtagACGCAGGGAGtggtagtagcggtgctatttcagtttcaagtttgtccCGCGACTTTTGTCCAAGTCCAAGTTCATAATTtgggccctctgtgtatttgagtttgacaccccggaTGTAGATGGTTCTATGTCTCCCCCCTAGTGACCATTACTGGACATGACACCCAATCTCCCTATTGCTAGATATTGAGTCATGTGACAAGTCATGTGATGGTTTATTCTGATATTTGGGCTTCTCCTAGAATTCGGCCAGGCAGAATCTGGTGATCTGGACAGCAGTGCCGTGATGGACACCTCTGAACCTGCCAAGGTATCCCCCTTGTGCCCTTATATGATGCATGCTTGCCCCTCCCCCTTCTATTGTACCCGCCCCCCTCTATATGTCTCTTTGTGCCCCCCCAGGAGGAGGATGACTATGACGTCATGCAGGACCCCGAGTTCCTGCAGAGCGTCCTGGAGAATCTTCCCGGTGTGGATCCGAACAATGAAGCCATCCGGAACGCCATGGGGTCCCTGGCCTCTCAGGCCTCCAAGGACAACAAGAAAGacaagaaggaggaggagaagaaataGGGCCAGAAGGGGGCGCTCACTATACATATGGGGCGGGGGGAGGGGTATTTGGGGTGTTCCACTTGTTTGTTATCGGTTctagttattattaaatttcCGCATATTGCGCTTGTTACCGACCCCACATTGTGTCTGTGATTGGGGGAGGGGAAAAGGGGGCAAAATGGTCACACCACCAATAACTGAATTTCCAGGTGAGTTATAGCTCCGCCCACAGAGGTCGTAGTGGGAGGGTATTGGGAGAGTCAGTGGTGGGGGGGNNNNNNNNNNNNNNNNNNNNNNNNNNNNNNNNNNNNNNNNNNNNNNNNNNNNNNNNNNNNNNNNNNNNNNNNNNNNNNNNNNNNNNNNNNNNNNNNNNNNNNNNNNNNNNNNNNNNNNNNNNNNNNNNNNNNNNNNNNNNNNNNNNNNNNNNNNNNNNNNNNNNNNNNNNNNNNNNNNNNNNNNNNNNNNNNNNNNNNNNNNNNNNNNNNNNNNNNNNNNNNNNNNNNNNNNNNNNNNNNNNNNNNNNNNNNNNNNNNNNNNNNNNNNNNNNNNNNNNNNNNNNNNNNNNNNNNNNNNNNNNNNNNNNNNNNNNNNNNNNNNNNNNNNNNNNNNNNNNNNNNNNNNNNNNNNNNNNNNNNNNNNNNNNNNNNNNNNNNNNNNNNNNNNNNNNNNNNNNNNNNNNNNNNNNNNNNNNNNNNNNNNNNNNNNNNNNNNNNNNNNNNNNNNNNNNNNNNNNNNNNNNNNNNNNNNNNNNNNNNNNNNNNNNNNNNNNNNNNNNNNNNNNNNNNNNNNNNNNNNNNNNNNNNNNNNNNNNNNNNNNNNNNNNNNNNNNNNNNNNNNNNNNNNNNNNNNNNNNNNNNNNNNNNNNNNNNNNNNNNNNNNNNNNNNNNNNNNNNNNNNNNNNNNNNNNNNNNNNNNNNNNNNNNNNNNNNNNNNNNNNNNNNNNNNNNNNNNNNNNNNNNNNNNNNNNNNNNNNNNNNNNNNNNNNNNNNNNNNNNNNNNNNNNNNNNNNNNNCTCCAGTATAGGCCGGGTGCTGTAGCCAGGTGGCGCTATGGTGGTTCTAGGCGTATTATACACGGACCGCAGGGTGAGTTCCAGGCCGGGTCAGAACCTCCATCAGGCAGGAAGACTGGTGTGCCCTCTGCTGGGAGCTGCAGGTATAAAACATTTCATCATCTACAATCTAATGTCACCTTCTGAGATCACATGAGCAGCTTCACCCAATCAGGATCACTCATTCCTCCTCTgaagccaatcagaattcacagTTGAAGTCGGAGCAAAAAcaatggattctgattggttgttacaaGTAATAATTTAATGTAGGATGCGGAATACGTCATAACAGCAGCCAATCATAGGCCTCAGATGAGATGCTTGGTGTACTTACCTGGCAGGGTGGTGACCAGGTAGGTCGGCTTGTTGTTACACAGAAGGGTGACCAGGCTGCCCAATGAGCCAACACCGACAACCTGGATATCCAGTGACAACCCCAACGTGATGTTTTTCTGGAGAGATAAGACATTGGTGTCATGTGATTGTACTGGGAGGGCCTGCGGGGTGGGTGGGCTGTAAAATCTACAATCCAATATGGCCGATAACTAGGGGGAAGATAATTCCCAGCACACCGCTGACTTCCTGGCTGGTGACCCCCACAGAATAATCGtagcctggtcatgtgaccccagGGTCGTATTTACCAGCACAGCTTGGAAGTAGATCTCCAGGTCCTGGCATGGCGGGAGGCTCTCCGCAGAGTCCATCCTCCGGGCGACGCAGCCCTCCGGCTGTCCATGGTAAACCATCAGGTGCtggaagaggggagagaggagatGGGGGTCAGTCTGCACCCTTCCTGTCCTCAATTCTGGTGATTGGGTCCCCATCTGCGCCGCCATAATTGGTGATCAGATTGGGTGCAATGATCCGGTACGCGTGTTGGGGGCGCCATTTCCAATCCAAACATTACCATATATGGCGGTACAAGGCACTAACATTAGGGGCCCCTGTAAAGGTGAATGGGCCCTGTGACATGGCTGGCACCAACCATACTTACATTTTTAAGGTCACAGGTGATCCCGGGGGCGGAGCCTTGATCGCTGAGCTCGCTAAAGGCCAGCAGGAGAGACGCCTCGTTCTGGACATTCAGCTGGGGGGGTAAAAATGGCGACACGTCCCGCTACGGAGAGAGGAACCATGACAGTGATACCTGTACCCATACAGCACCCCCTGGTGGAGGGGGATAACTCACCTGGCTGCAGTGCGCCCTCCCTAGGTAAGTAGCCAGCAGAACCCCCAGGACACTGATCGCCAGGGCCGTCACTGCCCCCACCGTCATTATCAGCAGTTTACGTCCGGAGGGGGGGGCAGGAGGATGAGGGGGGGCCGGAAAATCCAAAGAGGTCGGAAACGGCTGGAAGACACAAAGAGTATAAATTACTGGGAAATATGGGGGCAATGGGGGGGCAAACAGAGGGGGGCATGGGGGTACAAAGGAGGGACATGGGGGGATCTGGAAAGGTGATACAGGGGGACACCAGGACCTGCAAGGGAGATATAGGGGGACATGAAGGGTCCCAGGAGAAGACACGGAGGGATCGGGTGAATTAGGAAAGGAGGTGGGGGGTCCAAAGAGCCAGGAAGAGAACAAGGGGGGTACTAAAGGCTTCTAAGAGGAAAAATAGAGGGACGGGGGGTCCAGAGGGGAAACATAACACAACATTAGGGGCAGGGGGGACCCAGAGAGGGGGTTCAGGGGGGAATAAAGCAACAGAAGGAAGCTGAAAAGAGGACAAAGAAGGGAAAAGGGGGACGTGGGGGGGTCTAGAAGGGGATCATAGTGAGGTTCAGAGAGGGTTAAAGAGATCCAGAGGACATGGGGGGCATTAAATATCCAGAGGGGGCATAGGAGATTCAGACATGTGACCCCCAGAGATGGGATTGGCCCTAATCCTTGACCCCCAGTGATACGATTGGCCCTGATCTGTNNNNNNNNNNNNNNNNNNNNNNNNNNNNNNNNNNNNNNNNNNNNNNNNNNNNNNNNNNNNNNNNNNNNNNNNNNNNNNNNNNNNNNNNNNNNNNNNNNNNNNNNNNNNNNNNNNNNNNNNNNNNNNNNNNNNNNNNNNNNNNNNNNNNNNNNNNNNNNNNNNNNNNNNNNNNNNNNNNNNNNNNNNNNNNNNNNNNNNNNNNNNNNNNNNNNNNNNNNNNNNNNNNNNNNNNNNNNNNNNNNNNNNNNNNNNNNNNNNNNNNNNNNNNNNNNNNNNNNNNNNNNNNNNNNNNNNNNNNNNNNNNNNNNNNNNNNNNNNNNNNNNNNNNNNNNNNNNNNNNNNNNNNNNNNNNNNNNNNNNNNNNNNNNNNNNNNNNNNNNNNNNNNNNNNNNNNNNNNNNNNNNNNNNNNNNNNNNNNNNNNNNNNNNNNNNNNNNNNNNNNNNNNNNNNNNNNNNNNNNNNNNNNNNNNNNNNNNNNNNNNNNNNNNNNNNNNNNNNNNNNNNNNNNNNNNNNNNNNNNNNNNNNNNNNNNNNNNNNNNNNNNNNNNNNNNNNNNNNNNNNNNNNNNNNNNNNNNNNNNNNNNNNNNNNNNNNNNNNNNNNNNNNTGCACTGTGTGTGGCTGATTTCTTATTGGGCAGATCAGATCTGATGATGACGATTTCCCTGATTGGTCGGTACTCACATAGGGGGGGCTCTTCAGCTGCACTCTGGGGCTCCATGTTTCTGGGGTCTTCTCTTCGGCTGACATGTTGGGGCCCGGCACTGCTGGAGACAGATCTGGGGATGTGATGGTGGAGGGTCTGTGGGGGGAATATAAGGAGCACCCCCCCCTCACAGCGAGCATCCAATAGACAGCCAGCCTCTGATGAAAGGGGCGGAGCCATGGAACAAGTGAGAGGCCATGGGGAAGGGGAGTCACCAAGGGGTGGGGCCAATCTCAGGTGAGTGACAGGTACAGGTGTGCATACATTTCATCCATCCTCCTCCCCACATTGCAGGCGGTGACCCCAAAGGTGGGGGGCAGCAAAAGTCTTCACCCCCCCAATGTGACTCCCCGAACGGACCGAGGCTGGGTGTCCCTGGAGATGATTGTAGGGTGTTGGGTCTCAGGTGTCCCCCCCTCTCCAATGTCCCCTCCCCCCCAGGTGTCCCCCCCCCCCGACTGTTCCCAGAGTGGACAATGGCGGAGAGTCCTGCCAGCCGGCCGTCACCTGACACCTGAGGACGTCCTGTACACCATACAAGGGCCCTCTGTGTGGGGGGATGAATGGGCCCTCAGTGTTCAGGGGCACCCCGTCATTGTGCACCGGATCCCCACCCCACATATCCAGATAATCGCCCCATTGTATGGCGGAGCCCTGACCGCGCCAAACATTCCCCACGCAACTTTATCCAGAGGAGATGGAAACaaagaggtgggggggggggtattatatCACTGCTCCCCTCCCCCGCTACCACTGCACTGTTATTAAAATCTGATGGCTGACAGGGGACACCACCTAAAGGGGAACTCTGCAGGAAAACACCGCAAACATTTTCTGCTCCTTTCTGTCCCGGTGACAACGTCTCACACGTCTTACACACGTTGTCAGtgtgacaggaagtgagaatGTCAATCCGCAGCCTAGGCCAGGCTCCGCCCACTTTACAATAATGGTGATCACATGACTTCAGTGAATAGGGGAGGGGCCGCATGATGTCACGCCCATTGCTGATCAGATGACCAGGTCCTCCTGTGGTTTTAATAACAGCAGAACTTTATTTATTCACCAGAATGTCATCCTCATTCATCCCAGTGAGCAGCCAGGTACAAGCATGCCGCCAGGGAAATCTGAAGCCATCCTGATTTCAGGGCGGGGCTCAGGCAGCAGTAAGAGGAGGATGAGATGATAACTATGGTGCCGGAACCCTTAAAATTTAGCCCCAAACCCCATCTAGACACCAGGTCAGCCTGAGATTGCGGCCCTCGGCCAGAGAGGCGCTAATGGCAGCCGGAAATGTCAACCTGAAAATTG is part of the Pyxicephalus adspersus chromosome 12, UCB_Pads_2.0, whole genome shotgun sequence genome and harbors:
- the PSMD4 gene encoding 26S proteasome non-ATPase regulatory subunit 4 yields the protein MVLESTMVCVDNSEYMRNGDFLPTRLQAQQDAVNIVCHSKTRSNPENNVGLITLAKFLDSSIAPTLAPARCPPVAHPSADPELALALRVSMEEQRQRQEDEARRAAAASAAEAGITSTAGDDSDEALLKMTIGQQEGGRSGLPDFSSMTEDEQIAYAMQMSLQGAEFGQAESGDLDSSAVMDTSEPAKEEDDYDVMQDPEFLQSVLENLPGVDPNNEAIRNAMGSLASQASKDNKKDKKEEEKK
- the LOC140342233 gene encoding uncharacterized protein, whose amino-acid sequence is MLAVRGGCSLYSPHRPSTITSPDLSPAVPGPNMSAEEKTPETWSPRVQLKSPPYPFPTSLDFPAPPHPPAPPSGRKLLIMTVGAVTALAISVLGVLLATYLGRAHCSQRDVSPFLPPQLNVQNEASLLLAFSELSDQGSAPGITCDLKNHLMVYHGQPEGCVARRMDSAESLPPCQDLEIYFQAVLKNITLGLSLDIQVVGVGSLGSLVTLLCNNKPTYLVTTLPAPSRGHTSLPA